Sequence from the Symbiopectobacterium purcellii genome:
AGGGAAGAGTCTTTAACGTCAGACGCTTTCTCACCGAAGATCGCGCGCAGCAGTTTCTCTTCTGGCGTCAGTTGGGTTTCACCTTTCGGCGTCACTTTACCGACCAGAATGTCGCCACCCGTTACTTCAGCACCGATATACACGATACCGGACTCATCCAGTTTGGAGAGTGCTGCTTCACCCACGTTCGGGATGTCGGCAGTGATCTCTTCTGGCCCCAGCTTGGTGTCGCGGGACACACACGCCAGTTCCTGAATGTGGATAGAGGTGAAACGGTCTTCCTGCACCACACGCTCAGACACGAGGATGGAGTCTTCGAAGTTGTAACCGTTCCAAGGCATGAACGCGACGCGCATGTTCTGACCCAGCGCCAGTTCACCCAGATCGGTAGACGGGCCGTCAGCCAGCACATCACCGCGTTCAACAGGTTCACCCAGAGACACACACGGCATCTGGTTGATACAGGTGTTCTGGTTGGAACGGGTGTATTTGGTCAGGTTGTAGATGTCGATGCCCGCTTCGCCCGGATACATCTCGTCTTCGTTAACTTTGATAACGATACGGGATGCGTCGACGTACTGTACGGTACCGCCACGTTTGGCAACGGCAGTTACACCGGAGTCAACGGCCACAGCGCGTTCCATACCGGTACCTACCAGCGGCTTGTCAGCGCGCAGAGTCGGTACAGCCTGACGTTGCATGTTCGCACCCATCAGGGCGCGGTTGGCGTCATCGTGTTCCAGGAACGGGATCAGAGATGCACCGACGGAAACAACCTGCTGGGTGGAAACGTCCATGTAGTCAACCTGATCGCGGCTGAACAAGCTGGATTCGCCTTTGCTACGGCAAGTCACCAGATCGTCAACGAAATGCCCTTCTTCGTCGAGGTTGGTGTTCGCCTGTGCAATAACGTAGTTGCCTTCTTCAATCGCGGACAGGTAATGGATTTCATCCGTTACCACACCGTCACGCACCAGACGATACGGGGTTTCAAGGAAACCGTATTCGTTGGTCTGTGCGTACACGGACAGCGAGTTGATAAGACCGATGTTCGGACCTTCCGGCGTTTCGATAGGACATACGCGACCGTAGTGGGTCGGGTGTACGTCACGCACTTCAAAGCCAGCACGTTCACGGGTCAGACCGCCTGGGCCCAACGCGGAGATACGGCGTTTGTGCGTAATTTCGGACAGCGGGTTGTTCTGGTCCATAAACTGGGACAACTGGCTGGAACCGAAGAACTCTTTCACCGCCGCCGAAATCGGCTTGGCGTTGATCATGTCCTGCGGCATCAGGGTATCCAGATCGCCCAGAGACAGACGTTCTTTCACCGCACGCTCTACGCGCACCAGGCCAACGCGGAATTGGTTTTCCGCCATTTCGCCCACGGAGCGGATACGACGGTTGCCCAGGTGGTCGATATCATCGACTTCGCCAGAACCGTTACGAATATCGATGAGCTTCTTCATCACCTGAATGATGTCGTCTTTGCTCAGGATACCGGAACCTTCAATCTCATCGCGCAGCAGGGAGCGGTTAAACTTCATGCGGCCCACAGCGGACAGATCGTAACGATCTTCAGAGAAGAACAGGTTCTCGAACAGCGTTTCTGCTGCTTCACGTGTCGGCGGCTCGCCCGGACGCATCATGCGATAGATTTCAACCAGCGCGCTCAGGCGATCGTTGGTCGGGTCTACACGCAGCGTTTCGGAGATATACGGGCCGTGATCCAGATCGTTGGTGAACAGGGTTTCGATGCGCTTATGGCCTGCCTGGCTCAGTTTAGCCAGCAGATCCAGCGACAGCTCCATGTTCGCCACACCGATCAGTTCGCCGGTGCTTGCGTCTACGTAGTCTTTCGCCAGCACTTTCCCGGCGATGTATTCGACCGGTACTTCAATGCGCTCTACGCTGTCTTTTTCCAGCTGGCGAATGTGGCGCGCGGTGATACGGCGGCCTTTTTCAACGTACACTTTGCCATTGGCTTCGATGTCGAACGACGCAGTTTCACCGCGCAGACGCTCAGGCACCAGATCCATTTGCAGCTTGTTGCCGTTGATCTCGTAGACAATCTTATCGAAGAACAGGTCCAGAATTTGCTCGGCCGAGAAATTCAGTGCGCGCAAAATAATGGTCGCCGGCAGTTTACGGCGGCGGTCGATACGCACAAACAGGTTATCTTTCGGGTCGAACTCGAAATCCAGCCAGGAACCACGGTAAGGAATGATACGTGCGTTATACAGCACTTTACCGGAAGAGTGGGTTTTACCCTTGTCGCTGTCAAAGAACACGCCCGGGCTACGGTGTAACTGAGAAACGATAACGCGCTCAGTACCGTTGATAACAAAAGTCCCGTTTTCGGTCATGAGCGGAATTTCACCCATGTACACTTCTTGTTCTTTGATGTCTTTTACGGTGCCTTCCGGCGCTTCGCGCTCGTAGATCACCAGACGCAGCTTGACGCGCAGCGGTGCTGAGAAGGTCACCCCGCG
This genomic interval carries:
- the rpoB gene encoding DNA-directed RNA polymerase subunit beta; protein product: MVYSYTEKKRIRKDFGKRPQVLDIPYLLSIQLDSFQKFIEQDPEGQYGLEAAFRSVFPISSYSGSSELQYISYRLGEPVFDVKECQIRGVTFSAPLRVKLRLVIYEREAPEGTVKDIKEQEVYMGEIPLMTENGTFVINGTERVIVSQLHRSPGVFFDSDKGKTHSSGKVLYNARIIPYRGSWLDFEFDPKDNLFVRIDRRRKLPATIILRALNFSAEQILDLFFDKIVYEINGNKLQMDLVPERLRGETASFDIEANGKVYVEKGRRITARHIRQLEKDSVERIEVPVEYIAGKVLAKDYVDASTGELIGVANMELSLDLLAKLSQAGHKRIETLFTNDLDHGPYISETLRVDPTNDRLSALVEIYRMMRPGEPPTREAAETLFENLFFSEDRYDLSAVGRMKFNRSLLRDEIEGSGILSKDDIIQVMKKLIDIRNGSGEVDDIDHLGNRRIRSVGEMAENQFRVGLVRVERAVKERLSLGDLDTLMPQDMINAKPISAAVKEFFGSSQLSQFMDQNNPLSEITHKRRISALGPGGLTRERAGFEVRDVHPTHYGRVCPIETPEGPNIGLINSLSVYAQTNEYGFLETPYRLVRDGVVTDEIHYLSAIEEGNYVIAQANTNLDEEGHFVDDLVTCRSKGESSLFSRDQVDYMDVSTQQVVSVGASLIPFLEHDDANRALMGANMQRQAVPTLRADKPLVGTGMERAVAVDSGVTAVAKRGGTVQYVDASRIVIKVNEDEMYPGEAGIDIYNLTKYTRSNQNTCINQMPCVSLGEPVERGDVLADGPSTDLGELALGQNMRVAFMPWNGYNFEDSILVSERVVQEDRFTSIHIQELACVSRDTKLGPEEITADIPNVGEAALSKLDESGIVYIGAEVTGGDILVGKVTPKGETQLTPEEKLLRAIFGEKASDVKDSSLRVPNGVSGTVIDVQVFTRDGVEKDKRALEIEEMQLKQAKKDLTEELQILEAGLFARIHAVLVSGGVEADKLDKLPRERWLELGLTDEEKQNQLEQLAEQYDELKHEFEKKLEAKRRKITQGDDLAPGVLKIVKVYLAVKRQIQPGDKMAGRHGNKGVISKINPIEDMPYDENGTPVDIVLNPLGVPSRMNIGQILETHLGMAAKGIGEKINAMLKRQEEVAKLREFIQKAYDLGNDVRQKVDLNTFTDDEVLRLADNLKKGMPLATPVFDGAKESEIKELLTLGGLPTSGQITLFDGRTGEQFERSVTVGYMYMLKLNHLVDDKMHARSTGSYSLVTQQPLGGKAQFGGQRFGEMEVWALEAYGAAYTLQEMLTVKSDDVNGRTKMYKNIVDGDHRMEPGMPESFNVLLKEIRSLGINIELEEG